The genomic window CCTCCTTGTACTTCTCCGAGCTTTCATACGCCCTGTCATActtccaccccaccacaTCCTTGCACTGCCGGCACTGTATATCCCTCACGACATGCCTCCCCGTCGTCATGTTGCGTTCCGAGGGGTCGCCCGTCTCGACGTTGACGACCGTGTTGAAGAGGTAGGCTTTGCCATGTTGGCCGCGGAAgttctggtggtgggaaataGGCGAGCGGTTAGCGAGTCCCCTGTTGTAcaaggaggggggtgggagaagggacaatggaaggggaaggacATACCCGCGAAATGATGTCATGGGCGTTAGCCAAGTGTGCCTTACAGTTCTTGCAGCCGTAGATGACGTCCGAGTTGAGGTAGGTGTTGTATGTTAGGCCCATGGTTgcggttttgggggggcggCTCCCTTGGACCACTCTCCCTGCCTAGCTAGCTGGCGATGGGTAGCTTGATTTCTTGTGTCTTGTTTTACTTTGGCTatggctgttgctggcttggGCCGATATGGATGTGGTAGTTGTTAGCGACGGCGGTATTCTGTGAGGTGCGAGCAGGACAGATAAACACGAATAGACAGGCGGTAAGGCAGCACGAGTCGACAGCAGGCAGGAAAGCACGGGATCTGGTTCGGATATCGGATACTGGCTCTCTCGAGTCAACACCTCGGGATCGGGGATCGCTATCGGGGGCGTCGGGAGTGTCGGGGATTGGGCTACTTCGGCAGCGGTAATGAACAAGTGGTGAAACAGACGACAGTACAGGTGCAGTAGATATCCCAAGACAAGGCAAACAAACACAAGAGAATAGTTGGGAAGTTATCACGGGACGAACACCGAACCTTGATGGATAGGATGGAGAAACAAGCAAATGGCAAGCAAGTGTAAAATGACCAGCGATAAGACAAGGGCGCGTGGGCACACCTGGCAGCGTTGATAAAGAACGAGGTTCCCAGTGAAGGCCAAGAGTGACCGCCGCATTTGGGGGAACGCCGGAACGACGTCACGAGCGTTAGCCCCCAGGCGGAGCTGTTGGGTGTTGTCAAATGCGGGGTCGACTCCTCTCCCTGTCACTGGGCAGCATGCTGAGTGCCGTGTGACCCCCTGAATggtaacaacaacacaccgAAGAGAAGCTGAAATGCAACCGTGGAATGGAAATATAGATAATCAAATATTTACAATATGAATGTTGTTGTGTGAGATCCAAACTATTCTTGGTATCtatcttctcatcatcatcaggcTTGTCTAAGCCTTTTACTTCCTCTCCTGAATCGCTGCGCGATACCTCGGGTGAGCACTAAAATCGAATCATCCCAACTCCAgaaaaacaaagaaaaaatatGTACAAGGGAATGAAAATAA from Podospora pseudoanserina strain CBS 124.78 chromosome 7 map unlocalized CBS124.78p_7.2, whole genome shotgun sequence includes these protein-coding regions:
- the MOH1 gene encoding protein yippee-like moh1 (COG:S; EggNog:ENOG503P31J) → MGLTYNTYLNSDVIYGCKNCKAHLANAHDIISRNFRGQHGKAYLFNTVVNVETGDPSERNMTTGRHVVRDIQCRQCKDVVGWKYDRAYESSEKYKEGKFILEAELLCKVT